The following proteins are co-located in the Diorhabda carinulata isolate Delta chromosome 4, icDioCari1.1, whole genome shotgun sequence genome:
- the LOC130893283 gene encoding signal recognition particle 19 kDa protein: protein MQSPSGAVHGYPGGPVLQWSPDKKHSDRERWICIYPAYINSKKTLAQGRKICKEKCVENPTHQEIRDVLVAAGLKVGVENKLYSRERSKEMLYRGRIRVQLKNDDESLCHPNFPTRESIMYHLGEMIPKLKTRLNKSTGETPQQATGAGKGKGKGKGRR, encoded by the exons atgcAATCGCCTAGTGGTGCCGTACATGGATACCCGGGTGGGCCAGTGTTACAGTGGAGTCCTGACAAGAAACATAGTGATCGTGAAag ATGGATTTGTATCTATCCCGCTTATATAAACAGCAAAAAGACTTTAGCTCAAGgtagaaaaatatgtaaagaaaaATGCGTTGAAAATCCCACACATCAAGAAATAAGAGACGTTTTGGTTGCAGCAGGCTTAAAAGTTGGCGTTGAAAACAAATTGTACAGCAGAGAAAGAAGTAAAGAAATGCTGTATCGCGGCAGAATAAGAGTACAATTGAAAAATGACGATGAAAGTTTGTGTCATCCAAATTTCCCTACAAGAGAAAGCATTATGTATCATCTAGGTGAAATGATCCCTAAACTCAAAACAAGGTTAAACAAAAGCACAGGAGAAACTCCTCAGCAAGCAACTGGGGCCGGTAAGGGCAAAGGCAAAGGAAAGGGACGACGgtga
- the LOC130893284 gene encoding 28S ribosomal protein S18c, mitochondrial, with translation MNILRRLTHQIINNRPFIIRTCSSTPDVPDFEMKNPYEKEQIQCLLCNHNIHADYKNVRLLSQFQSPYTGRIYGRHITGLCKKQQEKVESEIVKAQNAGLMAYYLKEPVFMQDPELFNVEKPLRPHRF, from the exons ATGAACATATTACGGCGTTTAACtcatcaaattattaataata GGCCGTTTATAATCCGAACGTGTAGCAGCACCCCCGATGTTCCcgattttgaaatgaaaaatcctTACGAAAAGGAACAAATCCAATGTCTATTATGCAATCATAACATACATGCCGATTATAAAAACGTCAGATTATTGTCACAGTTTCAATCTCCATATACGGGACGTATTTATGGTAGACATATAACAGGTTTATGTAAGAAACAACAGGAAAAAGTTGAAAGTGAAATAGTGAAAGCCCAAAACGCCGGTCTTATGGCTTATTACCTGAAAGAACCAGTTTTTATGCAGGATCCTGAATTGTTTAATGTAGAAAAACCATTGAGGCCTcatagattttaa
- the LOC130893281 gene encoding NIF3-like protein 1 isoform X2, whose amino-acid sequence MGLPLSDVIKQLEKIAPLNLAEPWDNVGLLVEPSIGALVNTVLLTIDLTEDIVDEAIENKSRLIISYHPNIFKPLKCVSQKHWKERIITKCIKNDIAVFSPHTSWDTMSNGINDWLASAFNVETVRPIMAHKDDPTERMGSGRYITLNHVISLKEAIDIVKKHIGIPYLRVGVGRQRDVDSPISSIAICAGSGSSVLGPAVADLYLTGEMLHHDVLEATQQGINVILCNHSDSERGFLKYFQQKFQIEGLNVLVSKVDRDCLKTM is encoded by the exons ATGGGTTTACCACTGTCAGATGTAATTAAGCAACTAGAAAAAATAGCTCCCTTAAATCTAGCTGAACCTTGGGATAACGTAGGGTTATTAGTTGAACCGTCTATAGGTGCACTAGTTAATACCGTTCTCTTAACGATTGATCTGACTGAGGATATAGTGGACGAAGCTATCGAGAATAAAAGTAGATTGATAATTAGTTATCATCCTAATATTTTTAAACCACTCAAATGCGTAAGCCAAAA ACATTGGAAAGAGAGAATTATcacaaaatgtattaaaaatgatatagcAGTATTTAGTCCTCATACTAGTTGGGATACTATGAGTAATGGTATTAACGATTGGTTAGCTTCGGCTTTTAACGTCGAAACAGTTAGGCCTATTATGGCGCATAAAGATGATCCTACAGAGAGAATGGGATCGGGAAGATATATAACTCTTAATCATGTTATTTCACTAAAAGAAGCTATTGATATAGTAAAAAAACATATAGGTATTCCATATCTCCGTGTAGGCGTTGGGAGACAAAGAGATGTCG ACTCCCCAATATCCAGTATAGCTATTTGTGCTGGGTCTGGTAGCTCAGTTCTTGGTCCAGCGGTAGCAGACTTGTACCTCACCGGAGAAATGTTACATCATGATGTATTAGAAGCTACTCAACAAGGAATAAATGTCATTTTGTGTAACCATAGTGATTCAGAAAGAGGATTCCTCaagtattttcaacaaaaatttcaaattgaaggATTGAATGTGCTGGTATCCAAAGTTGATAGGGACTGTCTAAAAACTATGTAA
- the LOC130893281 gene encoding NIF3-like protein 1 isoform X1 — MFYKISRLLSAKRSLFSVYSNTGSQFNRMGLPLSDVIKQLEKIAPLNLAEPWDNVGLLVEPSIGALVNTVLLTIDLTEDIVDEAIENKSRLIISYHPNIFKPLKCVSQKHWKERIITKCIKNDIAVFSPHTSWDTMSNGINDWLASAFNVETVRPIMAHKDDPTERMGSGRYITLNHVISLKEAIDIVKKHIGIPYLRVGVGRQRDVDSPISSIAICAGSGSSVLGPAVADLYLTGEMLHHDVLEATQQGINVILCNHSDSERGFLKYFQQKFQIEGLNVLVSKVDRDCLKTM; from the exons ATGTTTTACAAAATTAGCCGGTTATTAAGTGCCAAACGTtctttattttcagtttattcaaACACTGGCTCTCAATTCAACAGAATGGGTTTACCACTGTCAGATGTAATTAAGCAACTAGAAAAAATAGCTCCCTTAAATCTAGCTGAACCTTGGGATAACGTAGGGTTATTAGTTGAACCGTCTATAGGTGCACTAGTTAATACCGTTCTCTTAACGATTGATCTGACTGAGGATATAGTGGACGAAGCTATCGAGAATAAAAGTAGATTGATAATTAGTTATCATCCTAATATTTTTAAACCACTCAAATGCGTAAGCCAAAA ACATTGGAAAGAGAGAATTATcacaaaatgtattaaaaatgatatagcAGTATTTAGTCCTCATACTAGTTGGGATACTATGAGTAATGGTATTAACGATTGGTTAGCTTCGGCTTTTAACGTCGAAACAGTTAGGCCTATTATGGCGCATAAAGATGATCCTACAGAGAGAATGGGATCGGGAAGATATATAACTCTTAATCATGTTATTTCACTAAAAGAAGCTATTGATATAGTAAAAAAACATATAGGTATTCCATATCTCCGTGTAGGCGTTGGGAGACAAAGAGATGTCG ACTCCCCAATATCCAGTATAGCTATTTGTGCTGGGTCTGGTAGCTCAGTTCTTGGTCCAGCGGTAGCAGACTTGTACCTCACCGGAGAAATGTTACATCATGATGTATTAGAAGCTACTCAACAAGGAATAAATGTCATTTTGTGTAACCATAGTGATTCAGAAAGAGGATTCCTCaagtattttcaacaaaaatttcaaattgaaggATTGAATGTGCTGGTATCCAAAGTTGATAGGGACTGTCTAAAAACTATGTAA